In a single window of the Maniola jurtina chromosome 4, ilManJurt1.1, whole genome shotgun sequence genome:
- the LOC123864440 gene encoding neuronal membrane glycoprotein M6-b yields MGDGCQRCLTRVPHATLIATIMCCLGVGVFCGTMYRGSALSILMFDEVFHFRLIWIEALQMIFIVGSACMAALGFMLLCLGCLTTGATRQKVYRAWRARVGGRISCAVFMIITYILTFVWLILLGFLVITTFLFTIFWKLCSKPKNIELSTCIDFTQFDFMFPSSVRQEDLRICEAHKIKLFCKDYVEKAEFMFILAMVSCLLVILSLVHYLMCLSANYAHIRDHEKFQELQELQYLTNPDLHASKDRF; encoded by the coding sequence ATGGGTGACGGATGTCAAAGATGCCTTACGAGGGTTCCTCACGCCACCCTAATAGCCACAATAATGTGCTGTTTGGGCGTGGGGGTGTTTTGTGGTACAATGTATCGAGGTTCTGCGCTTTCGATATTAATGTTTGACGAAGTGTTTCACTTTCGATTGATTTGGATTGAAGCGCTTCAAATGATTTTCATCGTAGGCAGTGCTTGCATGGCGGCGTTAGGATTCATGTTGCTGTGCCTCGGATGTCTCACGACAGGTGCTACGAGACAAAAGGTATACCGGGCGTGGAGAGCCCGTGTCGGCGGCCGTATATCATGCGCAGTCTTCATGAttattacatacatactaaCATTCGTATGGTTAATATTACTTGGCTTTTTAGTTATAACAACATTCCTTTTCACGATATTCTGGAAACTCTGTTCGAAGCCGAAAAACATCGAACTATCGACTTGCATTGACTTTACCCAATTCGATTTCATGTTTCCGTCATCTGTAAGGCAAGAAGATTTAAGGATTTGTGAGGCGCACAAGATAAAGCTATTTTGTAAAGATTATGTGGAGAAAGCTGAGTTTATGTTTATCCTGGCTATGGTGTCATGCTTGCTTGTGATATTGAGCTTGGTGCATTACTTGATGTGCTTATCTGCGAATTATGCACATATCCGAGACCATGAGAAGTTCCAGGAGTTGCAGGAGCTCCAATATCTCACCAACCCAGACTTACACGCTTCTAAGGATAGATTCTAG
- the LOC123864443 gene encoding probable Golgi SNAP receptor complex member 2, whose protein sequence is METLYHQTSQLIQETSNLFHKLESDPDWENIENAIQSKINTISANCERLDVLVFKTPINQRAMAKMRVDQLKYDNKHIQASLNNASNKRRRREQEKVEREQLLSRRFGHDHTEITVDYLAQEQNSLQNSHRNVDDMIHTGSNILQTLRYNRDTLKRAHKRIIDLANTLGLSNATISLIERRVSQDKYVLFGGMLVTLAVIVLVIIYVV, encoded by the exons ATGGAGACCTTGTATCATCAAACGAGTCAACTAATACAGGAAACATCCAATTTGTTCCATAAGTTGGAGAGCGATCCAGATTGGGAAAATATAGAAAACGCGATTCAATCGAAAATTAATACCATTAGTGC AAACTGTGAAAGGTTAGATGTTCTGGTATTCAAGACACCAATTAATCAAAGAGCAATGGCGAAAATGAGAGTTGACCAgttaaaatatgataataaacATATTCAG GCATCTCTAAATAATGCTTCAAACAAAAGGCGCAGACGTGAGCAAGAGAAAGTTGAGAGGGAACAGTTACTGAGCAGAAGGTTTGGCCATGACCACACAGAGATCACTGTTGACTATTTGGCACAAGAACAAAACTCTTTACAGAATTCTCACAGAAATGTTGATGATATGATACATACAG GTTCAAATATTTTGCAGACGTTAAGATACAACCGAGATACGCTAAAAAGAGCGCACAAGAGAATAATAGACTTGGCCAATACGCTAGGCCTATCCAACGCTACCATTTCACTAATCGAAAGACGAGTGTCCCAAGACAAATACGTGCTATTCGGCGGAATGTTAGTCACATTGGCTGTGATTGTGCTTGTGATCATATATGTTGTGTAA